Sequence from the Candidatus Zixiibacteriota bacterium genome:
GCTTTGTTCGAGTTCTCACCTGAGCTTGAGGTTGTCTGCGCGAATTTGAGAGGGAAAGTAAAAAAATATACTCTAAAACAACTTCTGCCTCACCCTTTTAAATATGAAAAAAAGAAAACAAAGAAATAGGAGTCTCAAATAGAGAAGAATATGACCCGAATAAACTTAGCACCTCTAATAGATCATACCAATCTGAAACCTGAAGCCACGCCGGCGGACATAAAAAGGCTTTGCCAGGAAGGGATAAAATATGGATTTCGTACGGTCTGTGTGAACCCCTGTTATGTCAAACTGGCTGCCGAAGAGCTCAAAGGCTCCAAGGTAAAGGTATGCTCAGTCTCAGGATTTCCTTTGGGTGCAAACAGGTCAGATTTAAAGGTAAAGGAGGCGGAATTAGCCTGTAGAGATGGGGCTGCGGAGATCGATATGGTTATAAATGTGGGGGCTTTGAAGTCTGGAGATTATAAGTACGCAGAAAAGGAGATAAAATCAATTTTGAAAGGCATGGACGAGGGTAAAATCCTGAAAGTTATTCTGGAG
This genomic interval carries:
- the deoC gene encoding deoxyribose-phosphate aldolase, giving the protein MNLAPLIDHTNLKPEATPADIKRLCQEGIKYGFRTVCVNPCYVKLAAEELKGSKVKVCSVSGFPLGANRSDLKVKEAELACRDGAAEIDMVINVGALKSGDYKYAEKEIKSILKGMDEGKILKVILETSVLTEEEKIKGAQIVKESGAHFVKTSTGWGPGGATVEDVALLRKTVGKDFGVKASGLIRDYQKTLQLIQAGANRIGTSASLKIMEEYLKA